In Schizosaccharomyces osmophilus chromosome 2, complete sequence, the following proteins share a genomic window:
- the pmo25 gene encoding mo25 family protein Pmo25 encodes MSFLFAKRPKSNQDVVRNLCEQLHRLEGNQDKKKSFDEIAKSLQNLRIALCGTAETEPHADQVSELSLQIYQSNVLLLLVRNLRKLDFESRKDTGLIFSAMLRRQVASRCPTVDYIMGNTNIFPILISYYQYPESAFTAGTVLRECARHDILNQVLLETNQFWLFFDLVQAPSFDVASDAFSTFKALLLTHKHRVAEFIFKNFDRFFSHFTVLLNSVNYVTKRQSLKLLGEILLNRANYSVMTRYLASAENLKLMMILLRDKSKNIQFEAFHVFKLFVANPEKSPEVVEILRRNKSKLLTYLSVFHNDRKNDEQFNDERAFILKQIERL; translated from the exons ATGTCGTTTTTATTTGCGAAACGACCTAAATCAAATCAGGATGTTGTTCGCAATCTTTGTGAGCAGCTGCATCGTTTAGAGGGAAATCAggataaaaagaag tCGTTTGATGAAATTGCAAAGAGCCTGCAAAACTTAAGGATTGCTCTTTGCGGTACTGCAGAAACGGAGCCCCATGCAGACCAGGTTTCAGAATTGTCGTTGCAAATTTATCAGTCGAATGTGCTTCTCCTTCTGGTGCGAAACTTGCGAAAGCTGGACTTTGAGTCCCGCAAGGATACGGGATTAATTTTCAGTGCTATGCTTCGTAGACAAGTAGCTTCCCGATGCCCTACCGTCGACTATATCATGGGGAACACCAACATTTTCCCCATCCTCATTTCCTATTACCAATACCCTGAATCTGCCTTTACGGCCGGAACTGTTTTACGTGAGTGTGCCAGACACGATATATTGAATCAGGTGTTGCTAGAAACAAATCAGTTTTGGTTGTTTTTCGACTTGGTACAAGCCCCTAGTTTCGATGTCGCCAGTGATGCGTTTTCTACGTTCAAG GCTCTTTTACTAACCCATAAACATCGCGTTGCAGAATTTATCTTTAAGAACTTTGATCGGTTTTTTTCGCACTTTACTGTTTTGTTAAATTCTGTAAACTATGTCACTAAGCGACAATCGCTGAAATTGCTGGGTGAAATCTTGCTGAATCGTGCCAACTACTCTGTCATGACTCGTTATTTGGCTTCTGcagaaaatttaaaattaatGATGATTTTATTACGAGATAAAAGTAAGAATATTCAgtttgaagcttttcaCGTCTTCAAACTCTTTGTCGCCAACCCCGAGAAGTCTCCAGAAGTAGTGGAAATTTTGCGACGaaacaaatccaaattaCTTACTTATCTTTCTGTTTTTCATAATGACAGAAAGAATGATGAACAGTTTAACGATGAACGTGCATTTATTCTGAAACAAATCGAACGTTTATGA
- the sec18 gene encoding secretory pathway ATPase Sec18, producing MDSKWKLPFMSNKSPIEPPSRKPLSGSYSRQSTHSSSSNPFEQKLPMPSNVDVRRPSGPFRIVKATSTEDALTNCIVVSPMDFREQYIIVDNLRVFSTKPVPGFPQGCLGASQPHREWASWSLNQQVNVASYDPYGPNGAPYLSAAELEVEFQNRNRTTNEALDGEEMSQLFANSYQNQVFAPGQKIVFDFKSFNIKATVRSISCVDLLLSDSPDQGINKKTDPDTRGILTSQSEIHFSKSANSTLRLKASMKRPATNAILQPGFKFEDMGIGGLDTEFSAIFRRAFALRLFPPGMIEKLGISHVKGILLYGPPGTGKTLVARQIGKMLNAREPKIVNGPEILNKFVGQSEENVRKLFADAEREYRERGEESGLHIIIFDELDAICKKRGSSGGDTGVGDQVVNQLLAKMDGVDQLNNILVIGMTNRKDMIDEALIRPGRLEVHVEISLPDEHGRLQILKIHTGRMASNGILEGDVDLMELASLTKNFSGAEIAGLIKSASSFAFYRHIKVGTTAAVSGDLENIKVNRNDFLNALNEVHPAFGVSEEELESRVQGGLINYAKHIEEIFTEGKLFVQQVKNSERTRLMSVLLSGPIASGKTALAATIALGSDFPFIKLVTAEGMVGMSENARVSYVNGVFEDSYRSPLSVIVVDEIERLIDWVPIGPRFSNTLLQTLMVLFKKQPPKGHRLLILATSSERTMLSRIDMTKSFDAELAVPNVRNLEELDRVLQSIDYFADANVRADILQRLRGYTDTEKVDVGIARILLIAETAKQDTDTVSCFVETLARAIPME from the coding sequence ATGGATTCGAAGTGGAAACTTCCTTTTATGTCAAATAAATCACCGATAGAGCCTCCAAGTAGAAAACCGTTAAGTGGCAGTTATTCACGACAGAGTACTCACTCATCATCATCTAACccttttgaacaaaagtTACCAATGCCGTCAAATGTAGATGTACGCCGTCCTTCAGGACCTTTTCGAATTGTGAAAGCTACTTCTACAGAAGATGCGTTAACGAATTGTATTGTTGTCTCTCCAATGGATTTCCGTGAGCAGTACATTATCGTTGACAATTTGAGAGTTTTCAGCACAAAGCCCGTCCCCGGATTTCCACAGGGATGCTTGGGTGCTTCGCAACCTCATCGAGAATGGGCCTCTTGGTCTCTTAACCAGCAAGTGAACGTCGCAAGTTATGACCCTTATGGACCCAATGGAGCACCTTACTTGAGTGCTGCAGAATTAGAAgttgaatttcaaaatcgtAATCGCACAACCAACGAAGCTTTAGACGGAGAAGAAATGTCCCAACTGTTTGCCAATAGCTATCAAAATCAGGTGTTCGCTCCTGGGcaaaaaatagtttttgattttaagTCTTTTAACATAAAGGCTACTGTTCGCTCAATTTCATGTGTTGATCTCCTACTCTCGGATTCTCCAGACCAAGGAATTAACAAGAAAACGGATCCCGATACTCGGGGAATTTTAACCTCTCAATCAGAAATccatttttccaaaagtgCCAATAGTACACTACGCCTAAAGGCTAGTATGAAGCGTCCAGCTACAAACGCTATTTTACAACCTGGATTTAAGTTTGAAGACATGGGAATTGGTGGTCTTGATACTGAATTCAGTGCCATTTTCCGTCGTGCATTCGCTTTGCGTCTTTTTCCTCCAGGTATGATTGAGAAATTAGGTATCAGCCACGTAAAGGGTATTCTGCTTTACGGTCCTCCTGGAACAGGTAAAACTTTGGTTGCTCGTCAAATCGGTAAAATGCTTAATGCTCGTGAACCCAAAATTGTAAATGGTCCcgaaattttgaataaatttGTCGGTCAAAGTGAGGAGAATGTTCGTAAACTTTTTGCCGATGCCGAACGTGAATATCGTGAGCGTGGAGAGGAGTCGGGACTTCATATTATTAtctttgatgaattggATGCCATCTGCAAGAAAAGAGGAAGTTCTGGAGGTGACACTGGAGTTGGTGATCAGGTAGTTAACCAGTTACTTGCGAAAATGGATGGTGTTGACCAATTGAACAATATCCTCGTGATTGGTATGACCAATCGTAAAGACATGATTGATGAAGCACTCATTCGTCCAGGTCGTTTGGAAGTTCACGTTGAAATTTCACTTCCTGATGAACATGGACGTTTGCAAATATTGAAAATCCATACAGGACGCATGGCTTCCAACGGAATTTTGGAGGGTGATGTGGATTTAATGGAATTGGCAAGTCTCActaaaaacttttctggTGCTGAAATTGCTGGTTTAATTAAAAGTGCTTCAAGTTTTGCCTTCTATCGTCACATTAAAGTAGGCACTACCGCAGCTGTTTCTGGagatttggaaaacattAAAGTTAATCGcaatgattttttgaatgccCTTAATGAAGTTCATCCTGCGTTTGGTGTTagtgaagaagaacttgaaagCCGTGTACAAGGCGGTCTTATCAACTATGCAAAGCATATTGAGGAGATTTTTACGGAAGGCAAATTGTTCGTTCAGCAGGTAAAAAATTCCGAACGCACCCGTTTAATGAGTGTTCTATTGTCTGGGCCTATAGCTTCTGGCAAAACCGCCTTGGCGGCTACTATCGCTTTGGGGTCCGACTTTCCATTTATTAAATTGGTAACTGCTGAAGGTATGGTGGGTATGAGTGAAAATGCAAGAGTATCTTATGTGAATGGTGTGTTTGAGGATAGCTATAGGAGTCCTCTTAGTGTTATTGTTGtagatgaaattgaacgtCTTATTGATTGGGTTCCCATTGGTCCCCGGTTCTCAAACACATTACTTCAAACTTTGATggttcttttcaaaaaacaaccTCCTAAGGGTCACCGTCTGCTTATCCTTGCTACTAGTTCCGAGAGAACAATGCTCTCTCGAATTGACATGACAAAATCATTTGATGCCGAATTGGCTGTACCCAATGTCAGAAACCTTGAAGAACTAGATCGTGTCTTACAATCTATAGATTATTTCGCGGACGCGAATGTTCGGGCAGATATCCTACAGAGACTTCGGGGCTACACAGATACAGAAAAGGTTGACGTTGGAATTGCAAGGATTCTCCTAATTGCTGAAACAGCTAAACAAGACACGGATACTGTCTCTTGCTTTGTGGAGACTTTGGCAAGGGCCATACCTATGGAGTAA
- the klp3 gene encoding kinesin-like protein Klp3, translating into MTSVKVVSRIRPSNPFEKSLGFEEIVSPLNENTMHINTNDYTGNFVFDRVFGSDSTQEDLFSYSIKPTVDDLFQGYNGTVLAYGQTGSGKTYTMMGVEGDPENSGLTPRMLHRIFDKIRSSPSTTEYEVKVSYMEIYMEKIRDLLSPDNDHLTVHENKLQGVYVEGLKTVYVSSEAEAFQILNQGMNSRAVASTNMNATSSRSHSIFVVEVVQTNNSSGETRRGRLFLVDLAGSESVGKSGAVGQTLEEAKKINRSLSTLGMVINSLTENKHGHTPYRDSKLTRILKESLGGNSRTTLIINCSPSIYNASETLSTLRFGNRAKNIKNKVVVNSELSMDEMKRKLHFYKELLSHCDCNLFEKVKLSSKEDPSNLFLEAEETPSMHDHVSAKHSTGTTSIDNFHDMAFEVDNDSTQTGSQILDSANSKTEAVEQLYARAQTELKNRDGLLCSTRQQLSYLMEALGDAHKRYVELVQNHRTKEETDNTSQASSTVETPSGIEKQDEDQVNQERELLLQKLSVLDTSLTSLVYVQQRLLQAVSSNKRPGSGTVVKKIQGGH; encoded by the exons ATGACTTCTGTCAAAGTTGTTTCAAGGATTCGTCCATCAaatccttttgaaaaatcttTAGGATTTGAAGAGATTGTATCCcctttgaatgaaaatactATGCATATAAAT ACAAATGATTACACAggaaattttgttttcgacAGAGTCTTTGGATCCGACAGCACTCAAGAGGATCTGTTTTCCTATTCTATCAAACCTACAGTGGACG ATTTATTTCAAGGATACAATGGCACCGTTTTAGCCTACGGCCAGACGGGGTCTGGGAAAACGTATACAATGATG GGCGTGGAAGGAGATCCTGAAAACTCAGGTTTGACTCCGAGAATGCTTCATAGGATATTCGACAAAATTCGATCGTCTCCCTCAACAACCGAATACGAAGTGAAGGTTTCTTATATGGAAATCTACATGGAAAAAATTCGGGATCTACTTTCTC CTGACAATGATCATCTGACCGTTCACGAAAACAAACTCCAGGGTGTTTATGTTGAAGGATTGAAAACCGTATATGTATCGAGTGAAGCAGAAGCGTTTCAGATTTTGAACCAAGGGATGAATTCTCGAGCGGTCGCAAGTACCAACATGAATGCTACTAGCTCTCGATCCCATTCGATCTTCGTTGTAGAAGTTGTACAGACCAATAACTCCTCTGGAGAAACAAGGCGTGGTCGTTTATTTCTAGTAGACCTTGCAGGTTCTGAAAGTGTGGGCAAAAGCGGTGCCGTTGGGCAAACGCTTGAAGAGGCAAAAAAGATTAACCGGTCACTTTCCACCCTGGGAATGGTCATCAATTCCTtaacagaaaacaaacacgGTCATACACCTTATCGTGATTCCAAGCTGACCAGAATCTTGAAAGAATCTTTGGGTGGTAACTCTCGAACGACGCTGATTATCAATTGCTCTCCTAGCATTTACAATGCTAGCGAAACACTCTCTACATTGCGTTTTGGCAACCGTGCcaagaatataaaaaacaagGTTGTCGTTAATTCAGAGCTTTCCATGGACGAAATGAAGCGGAAACTGCACTTTTACAAAGAGTTATTGTCACATTGTGACTgtaatctttttgaaaaagttaaacTCTCTAGCAAAGAAGACCCATCGAATCTGTTTTTGGAAGCAGAAGAAACTCCTTCAATGCATGACCATGTGTCTGCAAAACATTCAACGGGAACAACATCAATAGACAATTTTCATGACATGGCCTTTGAAGTGGACAACGATTCGACACAAACTGGCTCGCAAATCCTTGACTCTGCCAATTCCAAGACAGAGGCCGTTGAACAGTTGTACGCGAGAGCACAGACTGAGCTCAAAAATCGGGATGGCCTACTATGTTCTACTCGCCAACAGCTTTCGTATCTTATGGAAGCGTTGGGAGATGCCCATAAACGATACGTTGAATTAGTGCAAAACCATCGAACGAAAGAGGAGACAGATAACACGTCTCAAGCATCTTCGACTGTTGAAACCCCATCCGGCatagaaaaacaagacgAAGATCAAGTAAACCAAGAACGTGAATTACTTTTACAGAAACTGAGCGTTTTGGATACATCATTGACGTCTTTGGTGTATGTTCAGCAACGGCTTCTTCAAGCTGTCTCGTCTAATAAACGTCCAGGAAGCGGGACTGTTgtaaaaaagattcaagGAGGACACTGA
- a CDS encoding mitochondrial proton-transporting ATP synthase complex assembly protein, translating into MMIRLGLMKGLVRQLSTSPTRTIYHYEAPLKTAVANIKKFSVGSLGLTYMISPLMLLLDANGMGLATRLIMISTACAASTISTGLIHWAGKSYVTEGVLKDNSITFTTLNLVGRRKESKYNVEELQTPDTATSRPFTNIETRNHPKKYFYVHQEIANKIFEAIGKKEHDN; encoded by the exons ATGATGATCAGACTCGGACTCATGAAGGGTTTAGTGCGACAGTTAAGTACTTCTCCTACAAGAACAATATACCATTATGAAGCGCCTTTAAAAACGGCAGTAGCTaatatcaaaaagttttctgtTGGCTCCTTGGGGCTAACTTATATGATATCTCCGTTGATGTTGCTTTTGGACGCAAATGGCATGGGACTTGCTACACGGCTTATTATGATTTCCACAG CTTGTGCTGCTTCAACAATTTCTACAGGATTAATTCACTGGGCAGGAAAATCATATGTAACGGAAGGAGTACTAAAGGATAATTCAATTACTTTCACTACTTTAAATTTAGTgggaagaaggaaggaatCAAAGTACAATGTTGAAGAACTACAAACTCCTGACACTGCTACAAGTCGACCGTTTACAAATATCGAAACCAGAAACCATCcgaaaaaatatttttatgtTCATCAAGAAATAGctaacaaaatttttgaagccATTGGAAAGAAGGAACATGATAACTAA
- the mak1 gene encoding phosphorelay sensor kinase Mak1 translates to MGLSKETESQNATPSHLDKLKVAMDEQFIKSSKIVNSFRGSNKLPADSISGESPSAPGNSQALHPLPFSSLSSSTDGISSNLNFPRLPTQQRPSLDKPEFFFETPVASNRTNNLASRRSFEQSNSSANSLKDLGGVASINNRDNLTTNDSRGDSTNSSLHEPFETDYFSEWSRPPSSDPLESQYPNFFEFAFLLVSTIDISLLWKNVIDIFTQQYLALELSLIEPCDVSDPFNTPWKLKCLYQGSKARNQKNDTNDSEMDNKKTNQSDSCSITASTGAKGIIYNSQRSPPMRSPLIDHYTVQTVLERKAALVYTRRHTYPSGPSPNSSGISSTERITQSEGVNGDSSTKKRDNSISDKFPLSRPSKNKSLGGPDSYDYCSDWVTSREADRGMYDEFEQSLLSPWSKSPLGSPAIQTDSNRNPFFQGLQEASFLESNEKKDESFNDAQNLHNETVNDYFSHQSQAEHDTALSLVHIPLIHPGTGNSNAPSNRVPVAILSFKSNLVPYPDNLISYIDRLVPFIFAGYTNCLATMIPSNVPSLQSHDNLQPNLHSRSAAGTKHGDRCYNSEDANACHHYGENTSSNLSEDKLINFYFMYSKSIKTSPKLTVNGLSLRFHSTLQRLKRVMNKKRRGFNHKCHTAKKECLKSKESDENSLKPTGGDLGQQIQLGGASPQFSLLKSIIDSIPVHVFIADPLDGTVVWANGRTLLYCGLSLDGLLKKQFSCIHPNDLQSFMRGWKQFLSSAEVFTKEIRLQRFDGMYRFFICRAVPLLDCSGSVLHVFGTMTDVHEQKIAELEVQRQSTAAANENNYRSLAEASPQIVFAASTKNGIIYANAQWLSYSGLSFENSLGLCYLSAVHRDDREKCLLPNPGHDPGNESSIDNTYVAEIRFRSTDGCYRWHLVKSVCVNNSADYDSNLWLGTCTDIHDHKVLEEKLKEANVEAHRIVRDKMQYLSNMSHEIRTPLIGITGMVSFLLETELSSEQTSYAHVIQQSAESLLTVINDILDLSKVRAGMVKLSSERFSLRALMEDANETLSTLAFYKGIELNFIVDHNIPDVLSGDRNRIRQVALNVISNAIKFTDTGEVITLCSVGKWLNEDQSVILKWECIDTGPGFDLVDQSRIFKPFSQIDASNARKQGSGLGLVISRELAELHGGEMKCKSIKSVGTHFIWTAKFKVDNEYLNYDMPDGCCPVCFHPYEISEKKGIPNVRKYGGEIAKTPTENVEEVCPHSKDVNKDDENGRSKEQKNGTINSGYNNPYAPSLNYCRCSTSLDPSNILFWKLYRFHSEGLLLNYNALVVVVSHTRFSAAALVNFVQTLLHEKTLKDIISFKDPTRAYHYLVETPIKSNVSHIVLNLAENEDYITYLRSLQQSASYENTNFIVIVSAKQKAALSSLFSKHAIDQSRLHFVLRLLKPSKLFPIFYKDCPQIDKNLRRSSLISERLADEQKAEAEDLRNDLKKFNFRVLLAEDNIINIKVISRFLDKMGVEYNVAMDGLKCFEEWKRKDPHYYSLVLMDLQMPVMDGYQACTEIRKRELQDGLEATSIVALSANALSHVAASCEECGFDTYLSKPITLKHLTAVVSKMFYKKTLVNTTGKVTRC, encoded by the coding sequence ATGGGGCTTTCGAAAGAGACTGAGTCGCAAAATGCAACCCCCTCTCATCTAGACAAGTTGAAAGTAGCTATGGATGAACAGTTCATCAAGTCCTCAAAGATTGTCAACTCTTTCCGAGGGTCCAACAAATTACCAGCAGATTCAATATCGGGTGAATCGCCTTCGGCTCCTGGTAATTCGCAAGCTCTTCATCCTTTGCCATTTTCGAGTTTATCCAGTTCTACTGATGGAATCTCTTCTAATTTGAACTTTCCTCGTCTTCCAACGCAACAACGACCGTCCCTAGATAAAccagaatttttttttgaaacgcCCGTCGCTTCAAATCGTACAAACAATCTTGCATCCCGACGATCATTTGAACAGAGCAATTCTTCCGCcaattcattaaaagatTTAGGTGGTGTGGCTTCCATTAATAATAGAGATAACTTGACAACGAATGATAGTAGAGGAGATTCtacaaattcttctttacaCGAGCCGTTCGAAACCGATTATTTTTCAGAATGGTCTCGTCCGCCCTCTTCGGATCCTCTAGAAAGTCAATACcctaatttttttgaattcgCTTTTTTATTAGTATCCACTATCGATATCTCTCTGCTCTGGAAAAATGTTATCGACATCTTTACACAACAATATTTGGCCCTCGAACTTTCTTTAATAGAACCCTGTGATGTATCAGATCCCTTTAATACTCCCTGGAAGTTAAAATGCTTATACCAAGGATCTAAAGCGCGTaatcaaaagaatgatACCAATGATTCTGAGATggacaataaaaaaaccaatCAATCTGATTCATGCAGTATAACGGCTTCTACTGGTGCAAAAGGCATTATCTATAATTCCCAACGATCGCCTCCGATGAGAAGCCCGTTAATAGATCATTATACCGTTCAAACAGTTCTTGAACGGAAAGCTGCTTTAGTGTATACCAGACGACATACATATCCCAGTGGACCGTCTCCGAACTCCAGCGgtatttcttcaacagaACGAATTACTCAGTCTGAGGGTGTAAATGGCGACAGTAGTACCAAAAAGAGAGACAATAGTATCTCAGATAAATTTCCGCTGTCGCGTCCATCCAAGAATAAATCACTTGGAGGCCCAGACAGTTACGATTATTGCTCAGACTGGGTAACTTCCCGAGAAGCTGATCGCGGTATGTACGATGAATTTGAGCAAAGCTTGTTATCGCCCTGGTCAAAATCTCCTTTGGGTAGTCCGGCCATTCAAACTGACTCTAATCGGAACCCTTTTTTTCAGGGTTTACAAGaagcttcctttttggAGTCTAATGAGAAGAAAGACGAGAGTTTTAACGATGCGCAGAACCTTCATAATGAAACGGTTAACGACTATTTTTCGCATCAATCCCAAGCTGAACATGACACCGCATTAAGCTTAGTTCATATTCCCCTTATACATCCTGGAACTGGCAATTCTAATGCACCATCTAACCGGGTTCCTGTAGCAatcctttctttcaaatcaaATCTGGTTCCGTATCCCGATAATCTTATATCATATATCGATCGTTTGGTTCCATTCATTTTCGCAGGTTACACAAATTGTCTAGCCACTATGATCCCAAGTAATGTCCCTTCTTTACAAAGTCATGATAATTTACAACCGAATTTGCATTCACGTTCGGCAGCAGGAACAAAACATGGAGATCGTTGTTATAATTCTGAGGATGCGAACGCTTGCCATCATTACGGTGAGAATACAAGCTCAAACCTGAGTGAAGATAAGctaattaatttttattttatgtaCAGTAAAAGCATAAAGACATCTCCAAAACTTACTGTTAATGGCTTATCGCTAAGATTCCACAGCACTTTGCAAAGACTAAAGAGAGTgatgaataaaaaaaggcgAGGCTTTAACCACAAATGTCATACGGCGAAAAAGGAATGtttaaaaagcaaagagtCGGatgaaaattcattaaagcCAACTGGTGGTGATCTAGGGCAACAAATTCAATTAGGTGGCGCGTCTCCTcagttttctcttttgaaaagcataATAGATTCTATTCCTGTTCATGTGTTCATTGCGGATCCTTTAGACGGAACCGTTGTTTGGGCCAACGGACGGACATTATTGTATTGCGGACTCAGTTTAGACGGCctattaaaaaaacaattcagCTGTATACATCCAAATGATTTGCAGAGTTTTATGAGGGGTTGGAAACAATTCCTATCTTCTGCTGAAGTTTTTACTAAAGAGATACGCCTTCAACGCTTTGATGGTATGTACCGTTTCTTCATATGCAGAGCTGTTCCGCTACTTGATTGCAGTGGTTCAGTGTTACATGTTTTTGGTACGATGACCGACGtacatgaacaaaaaattgctGAATTGGAAGTACAGAGGCAGTCTACTGCTGCTGCTAACGAAAATAATTACCGATCGTTGGCGGAAGCCTCTCCTCAGATTGTGTTTGCGGCTAGCACTAAAAATGGTATTATATATGCTAATGCTCAATGGCTTAGCTATTCGGGATtgtcttttgaaaatagcTTAGGTTTATGCTATCTTTCTGCAGTACACCGAGATGATCGTGAGAAGTGTTTGCTTCCTAATCCTGGCCACGATCCTGGCAATGAGTCTAGCATTGATAATACTTACGTTGCTGAGATACGATTTCGTTCTACTGATGGCTGTTACCGATGGCATTTGGTAAAATCTGTTTGTGTGAATAATTCTGCGGATTATGATTCCAATCTATGGCTAGGTACTTGCACTGATATTCATGATCATAAAgtattagaagaaaaactaaaagagGCAAATGTGGAGGCTCATCGAATTGTAAGGGATAAAATGCAATATTTGTCGAATATGTCTCACGAAATTCGAACTCCTCTTATTGGTATAACTGGAATGGTTAGCTTTCTATTGGAAACCGAATTATCTTCTGAACAAACAAGTTATGCTCATGTTATCCAACAGTCAGCTGAATCCTTACTGACTGTTATAAATGatattttggatttaaGCAAAGTAAGAGCAGGGATGGTGAAGTTGTCCAGTGAAAGATTTTCGTTACGTGCTTTGATGGAGGATGCCAATGAGACATTAAGCACACTAGcattttataaaggaattgaatTAAACTTTATAGTTGATCATAATATCCCAGATGTGCTTTCTGGTGATCGTAACAGAATTCGTCAAGTTGCTCTGAATGTTATCAGCAATGCTATTAAATTTACAGACACAGGTGAGGTAATTACTCTATGTTCCGTGGGGAAATGGTTGAATGAAGATCAATCTGTAATACTAAAGTGGGAATGTATTGATACTGGACCAGGTTTTGATTTGGTAGATCAGTCACGCATATTTAAACCTTTTTCTCAAATTGATGCGTCAAATGCTCGGAAACAAGGATCAGGCTTAGGATTGGTTATTTCTCGTGAGTTAGCAGAACTTCATGGCGgtgaaatgaaatgtaaAAGCATCAAAAGTGTGGGAACGCATTTCATATGGACTGCCAAATTTAAGGTGGACAATGAATATCTCAATTATGATATGCCAGATGGATGTTGCcctgtttgttttcatccCTATGAAATTTCTGAAAAGAAGGGTATTCCAAATGTCCGCAAATACGGAGGTGAAATTGCTAAAACACCGACTGAAAACGTTGAGGAAGTATGCCCACATTCTAAAGATGTCAATAAGGATGATGAAAATGGCAGGTCCAAAGAGCAGAAGAATGGTACAATCAATAGCGGATATAATAATCCGTATGCTCCTTCTTTAAACTATTGTCGCTGCTCAACATCGCTTGATCCAAGCAATATACTGTTTTGGAAGCTATATCGCTTTCATTCTGAGGGCTTGCTTCTGAACTACAACGCTTTAGTTGTTGTTGTCTCGCATACAAGATTTAGCGCTGCTGCTCTGGTAAATTTTGTTCAAACTTTGTTGCATGAGAAAACACTAAAAGATATAATATCCTTTAAGGATCCCACAAGAGCATATCATTATTTGGTGGAAACACCTATCAAATCTAATGTGAGTCATATAGTCTTAAATCTAGCTGAAAACGAAGATTATATTACCTATCTTCGTTCTCTTCAACAAAGTGCATCCTACGAAAACACGAATTTTATCGTCATTGTTAGTGCAAAGCAAAAGGCAGCTCTTTCCAGCttattttcaaagcatGCAATCGATCAATCGAGATTACATTTCGTTTTACGTTTATTAAAGCCTTCGAAACTGTTCCCCATTTTTTACAAGGATTGCCCTCAAATAGATAAAAACCTTCGGCGAAGCAGCCTAATCTCTGAAAGGTTAGCTGATGAGCAGAAAGCCGAAGCTGAGGATTTGCGAAACgatttgaagaagttcAATTTCAGGGTTCTTTTAGCAGAAGACAATATCATAAACATTAAGGTCATTAGTCGTTTTTTGGACAAAATGGGAGTGGAATATAATGTTGCTATGGATGGTCTGAAGTGTTTCGAAGAGTGGAAGCGAAAAGATCCACATTACTATTCGCTAGTTCTTATGGACTTGCAAATGCCGGTTATGGATGGATATCAAGCGTGTACGGAAATTCGGAAACGTGAATTACAAGATGGACTCGAAGCTACTTCAATTGTTGCTTTGAGTGCAAATGCTTTGTCGCACGTTGCAGCAAGCTGCGAAGAATGCGGTTTTGATACGTACTTATCAAAACCAATAACTTTAAAGCATTTGACTGCCGTGGTATCCAAAAtgttttacaaaaaaacgCTCGTTAATACAACTGGTAAAGTGACGAGATGTTAA